Within the Candidatus Poribacteria bacterium genome, the region ACTGTGCTGATTTCCAATCTGTATAAATTTCGTCCCACCCCATTCGGTTGAAATGCGGCAATAGCGAACCTTCTGTGACGGGTTGCGAGGCTCCTTGATACCGGTAATCCACTGAGAGACGAATCCGATCGGATGTCTGGTTGGGCAGTGCCTTGTGAACGGCGTGGCTGTGAAAGAAGAGTGCATCGCCGACTTCGTAATCGCCGCTGACCCAGTATAACCCGTCGGCTTCCAAGGGTTCCGTATCAATACCGAGTCCACCTGCCCCGAATGCGGGTTTGACGGGGTAAATTCCGTTTCGGTGCGATCCAGATAATACCGACAAGCCGCCCAACTCCGTTGGACACGGACCGAGCGGTATCCATGCGGTATAGGTCTCTTCTGTCCCTCGGATATGGATATAATCCTGATGTGACGGTGTTGTGTATTTCGTGTTTTCGGGGAACATAATCCTTCCGATATTCCGCGGATGCGCGAGTGTCTTCTCACCGAAGAGTTTGTCGCACATATCCAAAATCGCTGGATGGTGTGCGAAGGCGTGGAACAACTCCATGCTTTGGAATTCGTCTAAGACGGGCCAATACCCGTCATCCCCTTCCATGTAGGGACCGCCCGTCCGAATGCCGTCCATCAAGGCGTTGCCACCTTCTGCCCAACCGTGCCGATGGCAGATTTCCAAGAAATCTCGACGTAAGTTATAGATGGAATCGGCATCAATCAAACCACGAAAAAAAAGATACCCGTCTTGCTGCGCCTGTTCTCGGAGTTTCTCAGGCTGATCCAAGCGTTCATTTGAGACAGTGAAGGGTTTAATACTCGCCATACAATGCTCCTTACTTGCGAAAACAGTAACGTGTGGATGTTGTGTCGTTAAAGATATTATAGCAACAAAACGGGGGTATGTCAAATCAAAGCCGTTAGCATTCAGCAATCAGCAGTCAGTAGTTAGCGAAAAGAATATCCCATGAAAACAGTGTTCAAAACTTTGACCTTTTTAGTGGTAAAGGGTAACAGTTTCCTTCAAAGAATTAAGTTTGTTGTGGGAATATTGTTACGGGCAATTTTGGGAATATGATACAATACGGCAAGCACATCCTTAAATTTGTGGGAGAGACCTCATGCTTAGCATCAAACATCTCGAAGCGATTCCGTTGAACGTTCCATTTTACCATGAACGGGTCAGCCGACACATGCACCGCGCCTTGACGCACGGGGAACGCGTCCACGTTTACCGCGTCGAACTCAGTAACGGTGTTATCGGTTACGGCGAAAATTTATCAGACGAATCAGCGAACATTGAACAGATCATCGGACAAAACGCATTTGCGTGTATGAACGACGATAGCATCGGGTTCGGCATCCAGATGTCGCTTTATGATGCGCTTGGTAAATCCGTTGGTGTACCGGTCTACCAACTCATCGGACCGAAGGTTCGCGACAGGTGTCCTATTTCGTGGTGGGATATCGATATGCCTCCAGAGGATTGGGTGGCGGAAGTCCAGGAATCCGTGAAACGGGGTTATACCTCCGCAAAACTGAAGGCGCGTCCGTGGCGCGACATCTTCGCACAGGTCGATGCTGTCGGCAATGCCGTACCGGCAGATTATCGACTCGACATCGACTTCAACGGTTTCCTGCGGACTGCGGATAACGCTATCCCTGCCTTACAGCAGCTGGACGAACATCCGAACGTCGCTATCTACGAGAGTCCGTACTATCTCGGCACGGATGTGATGGGTGCGGTACGATTGCAGGCGAATGTCCAGAAACGGATTGTCGAACATTTCAACGAATCGTGTTTGCATGCGCGATGTTGCGGAGGATTTGTCGTCGGTGGCGGTGTGAACTCGCTCCGACGGACGAACGCGCTCTGTGCTTCGTTCTCGCAACCGTACTGGCTGCAGATGGTAGGCACGGGGATTACAACGGCATACGCCGTGCATCTCGGCGCGGTGCTATCGCAAGCGGAATTACCGGCGATTACGTGTCACGAGCTGTGGGAATCTGACCTGCTTGAAACGCGACTCGCTGTTGTTGACGGAACGATTGCGGTCCCTGAGTCGCCGGGGTTGGGGATTACGGTAGACGCAGCAGCGTTGACGGAATATCGTGTGGATCCGTCTACGCCGACACCGCAGCAGCTATTTCGTGAGAGTGCGTATACTTGTCGGGTGCATATTCCAGATGGGAGCGGTGGTGAGACGGTTCACGAGTTCACGGGTGAGGATGTCTACTATCCGGCGTTTAGTGAAGGGGAGTATCCGGGGTTTGTGCCGGGGGTCTGGATGGAAGTGGTTTAAAGAGAAAATGGACAGATAGCAAATCCGTCTACAT harbors:
- a CDS encoding phytanoyl-CoA dioxygenase family protein — protein: MASIKPFTVSNERLDQPEKLREQAQQDGYLFFRGLIDADSIYNLRRDFLEICHRHGWAEGGNALMDGIRTGGPYMEGDDGYWPVLDEFQSMELFHAFAHHPAILDMCDKLFGEKTLAHPRNIGRIMFPENTKYTTPSHQDYIHIRGTEETYTAWIPLGPCPTELGGLSVLSGSHRNGIYPVKPAFGAGGLGIDTEPLEADGLYWVSGDYEVGDALFFHSHAVHKALPNQTSDRIRLSVDYRYQGASQPVTEGSLLPHFNRMGWDEIYTDWKSAQYQYYWNAFDLNRV
- a CDS encoding mandelate racemase/muconate lactonizing enzyme family protein, translating into MLSIKHLEAIPLNVPFYHERVSRHMHRALTHGERVHVYRVELSNGVIGYGENLSDESANIEQIIGQNAFACMNDDSIGFGIQMSLYDALGKSVGVPVYQLIGPKVRDRCPISWWDIDMPPEDWVAEVQESVKRGYTSAKLKARPWRDIFAQVDAVGNAVPADYRLDIDFNGFLRTADNAIPALQQLDEHPNVAIYESPYYLGTDVMGAVRLQANVQKRIVEHFNESCLHARCCGGFVVGGGVNSLRRTNALCASFSQPYWLQMVGTGITTAYAVHLGAVLSQAELPAITCHELWESDLLETRLAVVDGTIAVPESPGLGITVDAAALTEYRVDPSTPTPQQLFRESAYTCRVHIPDGSGGETVHEFTGEDVYYPAFSEGEYPGFVPGVWMEVV